The stretch of DNA CTGCGATTGTTGCGGCGTTGATTTTCCGTACGATGCGTTCCACTGCGATTCGTTGGTCGTTCACTACGGCTGTGCTGCTGCTGATTGCGCTGCTGTTTGTCTCGCATTTCACTGATCTTGCGCAGATTCTGCAGTCCAAGCGCATCGTTCATTTCCCTACGGAAGCGTTCCTGGCGTTGGTGTGGTGCATTAATCATCAGCGCCATATGGTCATTGCTATGGTGTTGGTGTTCATCATTCCGGTGGTCGCCAGCATTGTGATGGGCTTCAAAATCAAACCGGAAGGCGCAAACGAGGCCATTGCGCGATCTCATATCGCGTTCCGTCGCCGTGCGAAGGCGGCCGGCGCATGGAGCCTTGTTGCGATGATTGGCATCACGTTCGCGCTCACGTATGGTGTGGCACAAACGAAGAAGGTTATTACGCTGTCTCCGCCTGAGGATTATTCGCTGAGCGACGGTGTGGCCACCATCAAATTCAGCCAAATCAACGACGGTCATCTGCATCGCTTCCAATACAAGGCGAAAGACGGCACGGTGATGCGTTTCATTATCATCAAGAAGAATGGTGGAGCGTACGGTGTCGGTCTTGATGCTTGTGATAACTGCGGTGACGCGGGCTATTACGAGAAGGATGGCAAGATCATCTGCAAGAAGTGCGATGTCGCCATCAACCTCGCCACTATCGGATTCAAGGGCGGCTGCAATCCTGTGCCGTTTGATTATCAGGTTGAATCCGGCAAAATCGTAATCCAAACTTCGACGCTCGACGCATTGTCGACGCATTTCCAGTGAGCGGAAAGAGGTAGTCATGTTCTTTTTTCGAATGATTTTCCGCTCGTTCAGCAGACAGTTCAAACGTAGACTGCTGATCGCGGTCACCGTGTGCCTGTCGGCTACGGTCAGCGTGGCCATGCTGGGCGTGGTGTTCGACGTTGGAGACAAGCTGAACGCCGAACTGTCGACGTACGGTTCCAACATCACCGTGCAGCCCAAGGCTGATGCCGTGGTCAACGACCTGTACAACACGGGTGGTGACGCGGATAGCAGCGCTTCCGGCACTTCCGAATCCGATCCGACCACATTTTTGAAGGAATCGGACGCACCGAAGATCAAAACCATCTTCTGGGCGTTCAACATCACGAATTTCGCCCCCGAACTTAATATCCATGCTGACGTGAACTGCGCGTCCGAATCAGTGGATTCCAGCTCCTGCAAGGCTTCCAGCGTGCCGATCGTGGGCACATGGTTCGCCAAGACCCTGCATATGGATTCCGGCGAATCTACGGTGGCGGGCATGAACGGCATGCGTTCGTGGTGGAAGCTTGACGGCTCCTGGCCGAAAGACGATAGCGCGCAAGGCCTGATCGGCACTACGCTCGCATCCAAACTCGGCGTAACCAAGGGAGATGCCGTAACCCTCTACAAAACCACCGCCGACGGCAGCCGCAACAAGCAGCGGATCACCATCACCGGCATTTACGATTCCGGCGATAGCGACAACAATGCGATGTACATTCCGTCATCCACCGCGCAGGTGCTTGCGAATCTGCCTGATTCCATCGACAAGATCGAAGTCAAGGCTCTGACCACGCCAGACAATGATTTGGCGCGTAAGGCGTCGAAGAATCCGAATGCGCTTACACAAGACGAGTGGGAAACATGGTATTGCACCGCGTACCCTTCGTCCATCGCCTACCAGATCGAAGAGGTTATTCCCGGTTCCGTAGCCAAGCAGGTGCGTCAGGTGGCCGCATTGCAGGGCGATGTGCTGCAGAAAACGCAGGCGGTGATGGTGCTGATGACCGTGCTTTCGTTGGTTGCGGCCGCTATTGCAGTGGCGAACCTGATGGCCGCCTCGATTGGTGAGCGCGGTTCCGAATTGGCGTTGCTGAAGGCGATTGGTGCCACCGATGGTGCGGTTTCTCGCCTGATGCTCGCTGAGACGGCTGTGATTTCGTTGATTGGTGCGATTGTCGGTGCGCTGTTGGGTTCCGGTGTTGCGCAGATTGTGGGACACGTGGTATTCGGTTCCGGCATTACGATGCGTCCGATGGTGTTTGTGCTGGTGTTTGTGTTGCTGACGCTTACCGTGCTGATCGCCTCGTTCTCGTCGATCCGTTCGATTCTGGGACTCAAACCTGCGGAGGTCTTGCATGGCCGCTGAGTTCAAGACAGTCCGTAAGGGGCATGAGATGACTAATCGCAAGATGTTCTTCACCATGCTGTGGGGC from Bifidobacterium catenulatum PV20-2 encodes:
- a CDS encoding DUF2318 domain-containing protein, coding for MLTQYVTVLQGTLAPALLIMALNVMLTVGEGRDKPLSAYWRLAGFIIGFAGAIVFAALRASAVINQRTFVNYPTLWCCVIFDIAVFVIVLFARRITTNWHDHRALLDIANAIGALAIAATTFRALPDVILRLTIFVEPGDPIFTSDMLLRALGFALGAATAIVAALIFRTMRSTAIRWSFTTAVLLLIALLFVSHFTDLAQILQSKRIVHFPTEAFLALVWCINHQRHMVIAMVLVFIIPVVASIVMGFKIKPEGANEAIARSHIAFRRRAKAAGAWSLVAMIGITFALTYGVAQTKKVITLSPPEDYSLSDGVATIKFSQINDGHLHRFQYKAKDGTVMRFIIIKKNGGAYGVGLDACDNCGDAGYYEKDGKIICKKCDVAINLATIGFKGGCNPVPFDYQVESGKIVIQTSTLDALSTHFQ
- a CDS encoding ABC transporter permease; amino-acid sequence: MFFFRMIFRSFSRQFKRRLLIAVTVCLSATVSVAMLGVVFDVGDKLNAELSTYGSNITVQPKADAVVNDLYNTGGDADSSASGTSESDPTTFLKESDAPKIKTIFWAFNITNFAPELNIHADVNCASESVDSSSCKASSVPIVGTWFAKTLHMDSGESTVAGMNGMRSWWKLDGSWPKDDSAQGLIGTTLASKLGVTKGDAVTLYKTTADGSRNKQRITITGIYDSGDSDNNAMYIPSSTAQVLANLPDSIDKIEVKALTTPDNDLARKASKNPNALTQDEWETWYCTAYPSSIAYQIEEVIPGSVAKQVRQVAALQGDVLQKTQAVMVLMTVLSLVAAAIAVANLMAASIGERGSELALLKAIGATDGAVSRLMLAETAVISLIGAIVGALLGSGVAQIVGHVVFGSGITMRPMVFVLVFVLLTLTVLIASFSSIRSILGLKPAEVLHGR